The Streptomyces sp. NBC_00569 genomic sequence ACCGAAGCACGTCAGCAGGCTGTCCCATGACCGGGATGCTGCCTCAGCCTCACTAGATCGACAACGCAATTACCAGCACCGAGAAGCCACGGCCATCCCAGCGTTGGATGCCTACCCCGCCAGCAGGTTCCCGCCGCTTCAACCGTCGGAGGGCAATGGCCAACACCGCGTTCGACACACCCGACGACCTCGACCGCACGCTCCGCCACGAGTAACGCAAAGTCCCAATCAGGCCCCACCTCGTCGACGGCTGCCTCACCACGACCTTACTTTCCTCACACCACCGACCCCACCCTGAATCCTCAATAACCACGACGTCTGTGGCGGAGGGATTCGATGCCGGAACCGACGGACAAGGCAGTCCCGCGAATCACTCGTGCTTCGCGGCGCGGGCACCGGCGGTCCGGTTGCGGGGCACCCCTCGCAGAGTAGCCTGAAATTAACCAACGATACCCGACCAGGAGGTAAGCCATGTTTGCCCGACTGCTGCGGCGTCGTATGCCGCGTGGGCTTGTCTTTATCGGCAACGGCCGTCTGATCCGGGGCTTCAGCGGCAGCCACTACGACGGTCACGGATACCTTGGCTGAAACACCGTCCATAAGTCGAACCGAGTCCGCCTCAGAGGACATTGGAGGATGTGCGGTGGCAGAGGACACCGATGCCCTGGTGGCCATGGAGCGGATCCTGTCACCGCATTGCCGGGTCACACAGACGTCCGGCGGAGCACTGATCGCGGATTGGAAGCGGACGCGTTTTCTTGGAATGGCGACGGCGGACATCCAGAAGTTCGCCGACGAAAGCTGCACGGAACGTGCCGAGCTCGTCACCAGTCTTATGCGTGCCCGGTGCGTGACGGGCCGCCAAAAGGAGCATTCCAACGTCGAGGTCGGGCTCTGGCTGCGCGGAGTGCATCTGCTGATCCGGACCATCGGATTCGGGCGCGTCCTTCGGCTCCTGTCCTTGGCGGCCCCGGACTATGCCCGCGCAGATCCCGCTCCCGCGGAAGACGTCGCCTCGCTGAAGCGGGCGGTGCATTCGCACGGCCGCAGAAGCTGGTTTGTCAACGACGACTGCAAGGCCGAGGCCGTGACAGCTTTTGTGCTGCTGCGTCGGCGCGGCCTGCAGGCCGTCCTCCACGTAGGTGCGCGCGAACACCCGTTCGCCTTGCACGCCTGGACGTCTTCGGCCGACGTGTGCATTCCCGACGCCGACCCGCGCGGGCACGCGTTCACTGCAGTCCTCTCGATCAACGGCGGAGGCCAGTGACGTGGAAGCACTCCGCCTCGACTGGGCCGGGAGCACACCGACGCTCTCGGCAGCCGGGGCCATGGCCGAGCAAGGGCTCGTGACGACGGTCTCCTCACAGGACGGAACCGCGGTGGTCGCCGGCTGGGTCGGCTCGGTCCGGGACCGCATGGCGGGTGCGCGCCGGCTCCTCGACGACTTCGGCCGGCGGGGAGTCGCGTCGCGTCTGCCGACCGGCGACTACGCGGCTGTCCTGGTGTACCGCGACCGCATCCTGCTGATGCGGGACGAGCAGGCACGTATCCCCTTGTTCTTCAAGGAGTCCGGCGGCCGTGTGAGCGCGGTGAGTACCTCGGCGCGCCGCCTGGGCGCCGGAGCGGAGCTGGAACGTCGCTACTTCTGCCGGTACCTGACGGGAAACACGGCGCAACCCCACTCGGAACTCACCCCTTTCGCCGGGGTGCACCGGATACTGGGCGGCGAGGTGGTGGAACTTTCGATAGCAGGGCAGATGCGCGGTCGGGTGCCGCGACACGTCCGTGAGGCGGAGGACCTGTCGGTACCCGGGGCAGACGGACCCTGCTTCAGCGGCGCCGCGAAGGATCTGCGCCTCGCGCTGGAGAACGCTGTCGGGCGCCGTATGGGCAGGACGACGGCGTGCCATGTCTCCGGCGGCACCGACTCCACCAGCGTCGCGTTGCTCGCGGCACGTCTGCTGGCCGCGGGACAGGAGCGCCCTGGGGACCTGGTCCTGCTTGCCGGACGCTTCGGCAGAGGAGAACTGGCCGAGGAACAGCCGTACCTCGATGAGGCGATGGAAGCGATTGGCCGCCTTGTGCCCGCGGCCCACCCGATGATGATCGATGTCGATGACGTGGCCGACTTCGACGACTTTCGGCACCACGCGGGGGACGCGGACGAGCCTCATGTGCACGCCTTCCGCGCCCCGTTCTGGAGCAGGCTCCATGCCGCCGCGGCGGAACTGGGCTGTGACGCCCTCCTGACCGGCTGCGGGGCCGATCCGATTGCTGACGCCAACCCGCTTCACTTGCACAGGCTGGCCCGCGCAGGACACCTCCGGCAGATGACGAAGCAGGCACGTGCCTGGGCCACGGGCGGCGAGCGGGGCTTGCGGGACGTCGTCTCCGCCTGCGTGGTGCAGCCGACTCTGCCGCTGGCCGCCGAACGGCTCACCGCGCTCGTCCGCCGCCGCGGAACGGTGCTCGGCGGCCTCGGCAACTTCACCCGCCCCCGATGGCTGCGATCCGGATTCGCGCGGGCTCACGGCTACCGGGAGGCCAGTGTCGCGGAGAGCCGCTTCGTGTTCGGACGCCGGCCGGAACAGTCGCTCTACGACGCGGCCAACTACATCGCCGCTCCGGACCCGCTCTCCTGGCGCCGCGCACGGCAGGACGGGTTCTTCCTCTCGCACCCCTTCCTCGACCCGGAGGTCGTCGCCACGATGCGCCGTCTCCCGGCCGAGGCCACGTTCCGTCCAGGTCGTCCGAAGGCGGTCCTGCGCGAGGCCATGGCGGATCTACTCCCGCCCCGGATCCTCGGCCGAACGGTCAAGGTCCCCTTCGACGAGCTCTACGCCCGCGGCTTGCGGACACACGGCGACGAACTCGTCGACCTCTGCCGCTCTGCACGGCATCCGCTGATCGCGGAGATGTTCGACGTCGAGACGTTGTGCCGGGCGGTGCGGGAGGCGCAGCTCGGCGTCGGGGACTCATACTCCTGGGATCGTATGAACAGCTCTCTCGCCCTGGTGGTGTGGCTGGAGCAATCGGACCAGCGCTCCCGCACGCTCATGCCCATCACTGCCGGTCCTTGACATCCCACAGGGTCCGTTCGATCGGGCCCTGCCTGGAGTCGACGATGCCGTACCGCCTCTCCAACGCGCGGTCTTCCGATTCGCTGTTGATGCGGTTTTCCTCGCCGTTTCGCCTGATGATTGGCAGCAGGTCTGCGCCATGCACACCGAACTGCCAATAAACGGTGACGTAACGCTTGTCCCTGGTATGCGCGGCGATCGCGTTGTTCTCATACACCCGGCCGCGGTAGACGACGTTGTCGACGTCCTTCGTCGCCTTCACCCAATTGGGCACCTTGCCGTCGCTCCAGGAGTACCCGGTCAGTTGCAGCCTGGACAGGCCGAGCCTGTCCTTGCGTGCGAAGCTCCCGTTGGCGTAGAACGCCAACTGGTCGTACGCCGTGTCCATGGGCAGTTGCACGACCGTCTGGCTGACAAACGTGTCACCCGGCTCGATCCAGTGTCCGGGGGGCGCCCATGGCTTCGCCGCCACCAGCTCGCCGGGCTGCTGGATCTCCCGGCGGGAGAGTGGGTAGTTCTCCTGGAACGTGCGCCACTTCTCGGCATCGTCGCGCCACTGCTCGCGCTTCCGGTCCGTCGCGCTTATCCTCACTCGTTCCCCCATGGCGTGGAACTCGGTGCCAAGCACGTAATAGCCCACATTGCTGCGGTTCTCGGCCCTGATGTCGACCGGCAACGCGAACGCCTTACGGTCCTGCTTCAATACAGGCTTTCCCACGGTGATCGTGATGAGGGGTCTGGCGCCGTCCTGGGACGGCTGGTAGAGACGCTCGTAGCCGAAGTTCGCCAGTGCGATGAGCCCGGTGGCGATCACCGCCGCGGCCACCCGCTTCGGAGCGGGGATCTCGACCGAGGTCCGCCACACCGCGAAGACAGCCCAGGCGCAACCCACCGTGATCAGGCACCACAGCACCCGGTAGGCCGTGTATTCGACGTCCTTGAACGTCATGAGCAAAAGCGCGGCGTTGGTCAAGAATGCCGCGACCGTGCCGATCAGCGCGACCGAGCCCGAGTAGGGAATGCGGTTTCGGAACCAGTGGTCCCAGACCGCGAAAGCACCCACCAGTGTGGTGAACGAGACCAGGATGAGGATGGCACCGGTGATGCGACCCGCGTAGGTCAGGGCGTCGACGAGGTCTTCGAAGCCGAGCCAGCCCAGCGGCAGGCCCGTCAGAAGCAGAACCACCAGGATCAATACCACGGTTGCCGGTGACCGTCTGTTGCTCGTCGGGACCAGCAACTCCCGCAGACGGGATCCGACGCCGGACCAGAGGGGAACCTTCACCTGTTCAGCTCCCGACGCCGCAGGCCGATGCGGGAGTGCCGTCCGCTCCGATGGTGACCGCGACCGGCAACACACCCGAGCCGGCCGGTGCACGGTCCCGCCGGTCGGCACCGGCGTACGCCAACTGAACCCAAGAGGTGTCTCCTTCGAACGTCACTGGGGCACTGCACGGGTGGAGCGCCGTCTGGCGAGCCCCTGCCGGCTTGCTTCCTGCGGCGTGTACCTCGCGGTGGCGTCGCGGAGCATCCGATCCCCGCAGCGGACCAGGAGACCTGGTGCTGCGCCGGGACTCGAGCACCATCGTCCGTGGTGATCATTCGGATCACCATCCGGATGCCTCCGGACGGCCTACACGAATGAGTCCCCTTCGGGCTCCGGACAGGAGATTCGCTGTCGTCGATGCTGCGGCGGACGACGAACTCGTGCTGGTACCCGTCGGCGGGGATGAGTGCACAGCCGTGGGTGCACAAGCCCTTTGCGCCGATCCACGCAGGCGCGCAGTTCTACTCGGACACTGGCCGACTCAGCCCGTCGGTACGCCGACCGCATCCCACGCCTGGAGTACCGCATCGCGCTCCTGCGGCCCGTAGGCGTCGGCGGCGTCCGCGGTCAGCCGTGCGAAGGACGTGAAGTCGGCGTCGCTGGCGAGCGTGCCACTGGTGAGCGCGTCGTACCAGATACGGCCGGCGCCATCCCAGGCGTGGGCGCCAAGCTGGGTGGCGGCGAGGTAGAAGGCGTGATTGGGGATGCCCGAGTTGATGTGCACGCCGCCGTTGTCGGCGAAGGTCCGCACAAAGTCGTTCATGTGGGCAGGCTGCGGATCCTTGCCGAGCTCGTCGTCGTCGTACGCGGTGCCGGGCGCCTTCATCGAGCGCAGAGCGACGCCCTGTACTCCGGGGCGCAGCAGTTCCTCTCCGATCAGCCAGTTTGCTTCCTCAGTCGTCTCGTCTTTGGCGTACTGCTCGACCAGGGACCCGAATACGTCGGACAGGTGCTCGTTCAGAGCGCCGGACTGGCCCATGTAGGTCAGGTTGGCGGTGTATTGGGTGACGCCGTGGGTGAGCTCGTGGCCGATGACGTCGGGGGACTGAGTGAAGTCGCCGAAGATGCGCCCGTCCCCGTCGCCGAAGACCATCTGCTCGCCGTCCCAGAAGGCGTTGTCGTAGTCCCGGCGGTAGTGAACGCTGGCGTCCAGCGGGAGGCCGGCCCCGTCGATGGACGAGCGGGACAGGGCCTGCAGATAGAAGTCGAAGGTGGCTCCAAGGCCGTCGTAGGCGCAATTGACCGAGGTGTCCAATGCGTCGGCCTCGCCCTCTCCGCGTATGCGTCTGCCGGGCAACTCCTGCCGGTGCTCGACGTCGCTGATGGTGCGGTCGGAGTGGTCGGGGCCGCGCGTCGGCGGGGCGGCGGTTGGGCGGATCTCGGTCGCTAGCCTGCGTTGGACGCGTTGTGCCGCGTCGAGCGCAAGGGTGCGGCGGGCGGGCTCGTGCACGGCCGGCTCCTCAGCTCGGGCCAGCCGGTTGAGCAGATGTGGTGGCACGATCGCACACGGCGTCGTGGCCACGTACCTGAGCGAGGAGCGCCGGATGTCGTCGGTCATGGGATGTGCTCCGATCGGTGCGGATGGCGGTAGCGCACCTCATCCGCCTGATGCTCGCGCCCGTGTGCGCACCTCAAGACGGTTTGGTGAAAATAGTGCTGTCGGCCCGTCAGATGCCGCTACGAGCGGTCACGCCCGCGACGGACAGGGCGCTGCCACCGTGGTGCTGGGCACGGACACACTCAAGGGGGACGACGTGATCCACTGCCTGAAGAGCACGCACGTCCGCCTGGAGATGCCGCGGCGCGAGGACGTCTTCATGTCGAAGGCGGCCAATTGCTGTGCCGAGCATGGAGTTCTCTCCCTGGAGGAGAAGATGCTTCCGGTTTCAAGAGGCGATCCATGCGCGCGCGTGCTATGGCATCAGTTTCCGCCCGTCACCAGAGGCCTGCAACTCAGCATCCAGCAGCTCCGGCCGTGGCCCATATCCACAGCCGGGTCTCACTGAGGTCAATACCTCAAAATCCAGGCCACGTTGGCGCTGCTCGGCGCGGGTTTTGGAGGCTCCACGGCGTGAGACTCCGGTCGCGCGATCAGGCCATCTCGGGCATTCTGCTGACATGCCCGAGATATGGATGTCGCAGGCCATCAAGGCGGACCTCGGCGATCACGCGCCATGTGACCCGGCGTTGCCGCCGAAGGCAATCGCACATATCACCGCGGACAGGAATGCCACCGCGGAGGCCCCGCAGGATCTCGTCTCCTTCGCCCGTCTCCAAAACTTCTTCACCCACAGCGGAAAAAGCTTGGCACCGCATATCCTGTGGGATCCCTTCACCGGCGCGTTCGCCCAGTTCTTCCCTGCCACCTCTCGCAGCAAAGCACTCTCAGATGCGCCCGGTGGTACGCGCACCAACCGCGCCGGCGAAGTCGTTCTCCAGATCGAAGCTCTCTTCTTCCCGCACTGCCGTGCCGACGGCCGAGTGTGCGCCGCGCTGACCGACACCCCCTGCAAGGGCTGGAGCGAACTCAACGCATGGATACGCTCCTGGGGCGTGCCGGACACCTGGCCCATGGGCCGTCCGACCAACTTCGTCTCGGCCCGCTCCCCGGACGTCTGGAGTTCCCGGGGCGGCTGGTACGCGCACGCCCATGTCCCGGAGAACAACCACGTCGACCCCGGATCCTGGCCAGCGTTCGTGCAGGAGCAGCCGCGCAAACCGGGCGGGGGACCCGCTGATCGCCCGGAGTTCGAACCGTTTCCCGGTCCATCCTTCTTCCAAGCCGGCCGGAGATCGCCGATCATCGCCGCGATGCACCGTCGGCTCGTAGCCGAAGACTGCGACCGGTACCAGTCCAGCAGCAACATCGCTGTGTGGGGGGCAGGTGACGCAAGGTCCTACGCCGCCTGGCAGAAGAAACTGGGCCACTCCGGCAGTGCCGCCAACGGCATCCCTGGCGAAGCGAGCTGGGACAGGCTGCGCGTCCCCAACGTCTGACGGCAGTCTCCAGGGCCCCGCGGCGGATGCGTTGCTCCGTTTGCGGGACAGGTCCAGTCGGCGCACGCTGGAATTTAGAGCGCAACAGCACCGCGGAGAAAGAGAATCTGGAGCGGAGTACCCGTGCGTGGGCGCTGTGCGAGGCCTGACCGCGATCGGCCTCCAGCCGAGGAGGAGCACGATGGTCTCCCTTTCGAACGTGCGATTCGGCAAGACCAACAACGACGTAAAGGCCTTGCA encodes the following:
- a CDS encoding lasso peptide biosynthesis B2 protein; protein product: MAEDTDALVAMERILSPHCRVTQTSGGALIADWKRTRFLGMATADIQKFADESCTERAELVTSLMRARCVTGRQKEHSNVEVGLWLRGVHLLIRTIGFGRVLRLLSLAAPDYARADPAPAEDVASLKRAVHSHGRRSWFVNDDCKAEAVTAFVLLRRRGLQAVLHVGAREHPFALHAWTSSADVCIPDADPRGHAFTAVLSINGGGQ
- a CDS encoding M4 family metallopeptidase; translated protein: MTDDIRRSSLRYVATTPCAIVPPHLLNRLARAEEPAVHEPARRTLALDAAQRVQRRLATEIRPTAAPPTRGPDHSDRTISDVEHRQELPGRRIRGEGEADALDTSVNCAYDGLGATFDFYLQALSRSSIDGAGLPLDASVHYRRDYDNAFWDGEQMVFGDGDGRIFGDFTQSPDVIGHELTHGVTQYTANLTYMGQSGALNEHLSDVFGSLVEQYAKDETTEEANWLIGEELLRPGVQGVALRSMKAPGTAYDDDELGKDPQPAHMNDFVRTFADNGGVHINSGIPNHAFYLAATQLGAHAWDGAGRIWYDALTSGTLASDADFTSFARLTADAADAYGPQERDAVLQAWDAVGVPTG
- a CDS encoding asparagine synthase-related protein, producing the protein MEALRLDWAGSTPTLSAAGAMAEQGLVTTVSSQDGTAVVAGWVGSVRDRMAGARRLLDDFGRRGVASRLPTGDYAAVLVYRDRILLMRDEQARIPLFFKESGGRVSAVSTSARRLGAGAELERRYFCRYLTGNTAQPHSELTPFAGVHRILGGEVVELSIAGQMRGRVPRHVREAEDLSVPGADGPCFSGAAKDLRLALENAVGRRMGRTTACHVSGGTDSTSVALLAARLLAAGQERPGDLVLLAGRFGRGELAEEQPYLDEAMEAIGRLVPAAHPMMIDVDDVADFDDFRHHAGDADEPHVHAFRAPFWSRLHAAAAELGCDALLTGCGADPIADANPLHLHRLARAGHLRQMTKQARAWATGGERGLRDVVSACVVQPTLPLAAERLTALVRRRGTVLGGLGNFTRPRWLRSGFARAHGYREASVAESRFVFGRRPEQSLYDAANYIAAPDPLSWRRARQDGFFLSHPFLDPEVVATMRRLPAEATFRPGRPKAVLREAMADLLPPRILGRTVKVPFDELYARGLRTHGDELVDLCRSARHPLIAEMFDVETLCRAVREAQLGVGDSYSWDRMNSSLALVVWLEQSDQRSRTLMPITAGP
- a CDS encoding peptidoglycan-binding protein, with translation MPEIWMSQAIKADLGDHAPCDPALPPKAIAHITADRNATAEAPQDLVSFARLQNFFTHSGKSLAPHILWDPFTGAFAQFFPATSRSKALSDAPGGTRTNRAGEVVLQIEALFFPHCRADGRVCAALTDTPCKGWSELNAWIRSWGVPDTWPMGRPTNFVSARSPDVWSSRGGWYAHAHVPENNHVDPGSWPAFVQEQPRKPGGGPADRPEFEPFPGPSFFQAGRRSPIIAAMHRRLVAEDCDRYQSSSNIAVWGAGDARSYAAWQKKLGHSGSAANGIPGEASWDRLRVPNV